One Myxococcota bacterium genomic window carries:
- a CDS encoding helix-turn-helix domain-containing protein, with protein sequence MPTPRPGAPVRGSRTGRPIMAALDLLGRRWALRILWELRHGAQSFRALRAACDELSPTVLNQRLAELRDSGLVAHEPGAGYSLTSAGESLGQALAPLSDWAERWARRAERRPP encoded by the coding sequence ATGCCGACCCCGAGACCCGGTGCCCCGGTGCGCGGCTCGCGCACGGGCCGCCCGATCATGGCCGCGCTCGACCTGCTGGGCCGGCGCTGGGCGCTGCGCATCCTCTGGGAGCTGCGCCACGGCGCGCAGAGCTTCCGCGCGCTGCGCGCGGCGTGCGACGAGCTCTCGCCCACGGTGCTGAACCAGAGACTCGCCGAGCTGCGCGACTCGGGCCTGGTCGCGCACGAGCCCGGCGCCGGCTACTCGCTCACGTCGGCCGGCGAGTCACTCGGCCAGGCCCTCGCGCCGCTCTCCGACTGGGCCGAGCGCTGGGCGCGCCGCGCCGAGCGAAGGCCGCCCTGA
- a CDS encoding carboxymuconolactone decarboxylase family protein, with amino-acid sequence MDEARIPPAPRPYAPELEETLARLMGPGVEPLRLFRTLAQNPRVLARFLAGGLLDKGSISLRERELAILRTTARCGSEYEWGVHVSFFHARAGLSAEEVRATCALDGSHPWSGRDQALLDLCDALHERCDVDDATWRRLAAEFAPAQIVELVVLAGFYHTVSYLTNALRIELEPGAARFPA; translated from the coding sequence ATGGACGAAGCCCGGATTCCCCCCGCGCCGCGCCCGTACGCGCCCGAGCTCGAAGAGACGCTCGCCCGGCTCATGGGCCCGGGCGTCGAGCCGCTGCGGCTGTTCCGCACCCTGGCGCAGAACCCGCGCGTGCTGGCGCGCTTCCTGGCCGGCGGGCTGCTCGACAAGGGCAGTATCTCGCTGCGCGAGCGCGAGCTCGCCATCCTGCGCACCACGGCGCGCTGCGGCTCCGAGTACGAGTGGGGCGTGCACGTGTCGTTCTTCCACGCGCGCGCGGGTCTCTCGGCCGAGGAGGTGCGCGCGACCTGCGCCCTCGACGGCAGCCACCCCTGGAGCGGCCGCGACCAGGCGCTGCTCGACCTGTGCGACGCGCTGCACGAGCGCTGCGACGTCGACGACGCCACCTGGCGGCGGCTCGCGGCCGAGTTTGCCCCCGCGCAGATCGTGGAGCTGGTCGTGCTGGCCGGCTTCTATCACACGGTCTCGTACCTGACGAACGCGCTGCGCATCGAGCTCGAGCCCGGCGCCGCCCGCTTTCCCGCGTGA
- a CDS encoding glycoside hydrolase family 3 C-terminal domain-containing protein, whose protein sequence is MSDTRRVEEILGKLTLDQKASLTAGADMWHSVAIPGAGVPALVLSDGPSGARGSNFSEAGATSASFPCGAALGATWNPELVEKVGAAIAEDARTKGAHVLLGPTVNLHRSPLGGRNFECYSEDPHLSARIAVAFIRGVQSRNVATCVKHFAANDQEFERMTISSEVSERVLRELYLVPFEAAVREAGSWSIMSAYNRLNGTHASEHPWLLGALLKREWGFDGAVVSDWYGTSSTAPSVNAGLDLEMPGPARHLGAKVAVAVRAGEIPESALDDAVRRLLRLCERTHAFDDAAAAERSVDRPEHRALARRAAGEAIVLLQNEAATLPLDASRLRSLAVIGPNAAVAVSQGGGSARVRPHYAVTPLEGIRKRAGDGVSVHFEPGCTSHKTLPALGAESLAGPLRVEFWNGHGFDGAPALLRDAPEGSFTWFGRFAPEIDSRAFAARVTGALAPGVTGDYEFALVSAGKSRLFVDGKLLIDNWTEQAPGDAFFNLGSAEKRASCRLEPGRRHDVAVEFANVDRPGIGGLKIGCLAAPPADLLERAVSRAAACDAAVVVLGLNDEWESEGHDRVTLALPGRQAELAARVAAANPRTVVVINTGAPVDLSLLEHVPAALQLWYPGQESGNALADVLFGDRNPSGRLPHSVPKRLEDTPAYLDWPGEHGRSVYGEGLFVGYRWYDARRIEPRLPFGHGLSYTRFEYGPLRPARERLRGDESLELSLDVTNAGPLAGQEVVQLYVRDVASKVARPEQELKAFAKLTLAPGETRTVSFTLGPRAFAYWDTGAANWVAEPGEFELCAGASSRDLRARASVVLEPA, encoded by the coding sequence ATGAGTGACACGCGGCGCGTCGAGGAGATCCTCGGCAAGCTCACGCTCGACCAGAAGGCGTCCCTGACCGCCGGGGCGGACATGTGGCACAGCGTGGCGATCCCGGGCGCCGGCGTCCCGGCGCTGGTGCTGTCCGACGGCCCGTCGGGCGCGCGCGGCAGCAACTTCTCCGAGGCGGGCGCGACCTCGGCCTCGTTCCCGTGCGGCGCGGCGCTCGGGGCCACCTGGAACCCCGAGCTGGTCGAGAAGGTGGGCGCGGCCATCGCCGAAGACGCCCGCACCAAGGGCGCCCACGTGCTGCTCGGCCCCACGGTCAACCTGCACCGCTCGCCGCTCGGCGGCCGCAACTTCGAGTGTTACTCCGAGGATCCGCACCTGTCGGCGCGTATCGCGGTGGCGTTCATCCGCGGCGTGCAGAGCCGGAACGTCGCGACCTGCGTGAAACACTTCGCCGCGAACGACCAGGAGTTCGAGCGCATGACCATCTCCTCGGAAGTGAGCGAGCGGGTGCTGCGCGAGCTGTATCTCGTGCCCTTCGAGGCCGCGGTGCGCGAGGCCGGCAGCTGGTCGATCATGTCGGCCTACAACCGGCTGAACGGCACGCACGCGTCCGAGCACCCGTGGCTGCTGGGCGCGCTGCTCAAGCGCGAGTGGGGCTTCGACGGCGCCGTGGTCTCGGACTGGTACGGCACGAGCAGCACCGCGCCCAGCGTGAACGCCGGCCTCGATCTCGAGATGCCCGGCCCCGCGCGCCACCTGGGCGCGAAGGTAGCCGTGGCGGTGCGCGCCGGAGAGATCCCCGAGTCCGCGCTCGACGACGCCGTGCGCCGGCTCCTGCGCCTGTGCGAGCGCACACACGCCTTCGACGACGCGGCCGCGGCCGAGCGCTCCGTCGACCGGCCCGAGCACCGCGCGCTGGCGCGCCGGGCCGCGGGCGAGGCGATCGTTCTGCTCCAGAACGAGGCCGCCACCCTGCCGCTCGACGCGAGCCGGCTGCGCAGCCTGGCGGTGATCGGCCCGAACGCCGCGGTGGCCGTGAGTCAGGGTGGAGGCAGCGCGCGCGTACGGCCCCACTACGCCGTGACTCCCTTGGAAGGCATTCGCAAGCGCGCAGGCGACGGGGTCAGCGTGCACTTCGAGCCCGGCTGCACCAGCCACAAGACGCTGCCCGCGCTGGGCGCGGAGTCACTCGCCGGCCCCCTGCGGGTCGAGTTCTGGAACGGGCACGGCTTCGATGGCGCGCCCGCGCTGCTGCGCGATGCGCCCGAGGGCTCGTTCACCTGGTTCGGCCGCTTCGCGCCCGAGATCGACTCGCGCGCCTTCGCGGCGCGGGTCACGGGCGCGCTCGCGCCCGGGGTCACCGGTGACTACGAGTTCGCGCTGGTCTCCGCCGGCAAGAGCCGCCTGTTCGTCGACGGAAAGCTCCTGATCGACAACTGGACCGAACAGGCGCCCGGCGACGCGTTCTTCAACCTGGGCTCGGCCGAGAAGCGCGCGTCGTGCCGGCTCGAGCCGGGCCGGCGCCACGACGTGGCGGTCGAGTTCGCCAACGTCGACCGGCCGGGCATCGGCGGGCTCAAGATCGGCTGTCTCGCCGCGCCGCCCGCAGACCTGCTCGAGCGCGCGGTCTCGCGCGCCGCGGCCTGCGACGCCGCGGTGGTCGTGCTCGGGCTGAACGACGAGTGGGAGAGCGAAGGCCACGACCGCGTGACTCTGGCCCTGCCGGGCCGCCAGGCCGAGCTGGCGGCGCGCGTGGCGGCGGCCAACCCGCGCACCGTGGTCGTGATCAACACGGGCGCGCCCGTCGACCTGTCGTTGCTCGAGCACGTGCCCGCGGCGCTCCAGCTCTGGTATCCGGGCCAGGAGTCCGGCAACGCGCTGGCGGACGTGCTGTTCGGCGACCGCAACCCGTCGGGCCGCCTGCCGCACAGCGTGCCCAAGCGGCTCGAAGACACGCCCGCCTATCTCGACTGGCCCGGTGAGCACGGCCGCTCCGTCTACGGCGAGGGCCTGTTCGTGGGCTACCGCTGGTACGATGCGCGGCGCATCGAGCCGCGCCTGCCGTTCGGTCATGGGCTCTCCTACACGCGCTTCGAGTACGGTCCCCTGCGCCCGGCGCGCGAGCGGCTGCGCGGCGACGAGTCACTCGAGCTGTCGCTCGACGTGACCAACGCCGGTCCGCTGGCCGGCCAGGAGGTCGTGCAGCTCTACGTGCGCGACGTGGCGTCGAAGGTCGCTCGGCCCGAGCAGGAGCTGAAGGCGTTCGCGAAGCTCACGCTCGCGCCGGGTGAGACGCGCACGGTCTCGTTCACGCTGGGGCCGCGGGCCTTCGCGTACTGGGACACCGGGGCGGCGAATTGGGTCGCGGAGCCAGGCGAGTTCGAGCTCTGTGCGGGCGCGTCCTCACGCGATCTACGCGCGCGCGCCTCGGTCGTGCTCGAGCCTGCCTGA
- a CDS encoding long-chain fatty acid--CoA ligase, whose product MKNNIGLFLAKRALLNPSLEAFIDTHSGRRFSFADLNARANRTASFLAGELGVRPGERVALLLMNGPEFMESFFAIAKLGAICVPLNWRLVADELQFILKDAGARTLIYGGEFAQVVAELEKRRSTDVRHWVHVGSDSTRAPGALDYDALQRAGSAEEPPMGAQDDDVLYIMYTSGTTGLPKGAVHTHSTAMWGVLTIAATAEMRFKDRYLVSLPLFHVGALTPITGNVYRGVTSIVMRAFDPTKVWELIQSERVTVALKVPAMLNFMLQTYDPKKYDLSSLRWIMSGAAPVPVTLIEAYAKLGIEIHQVYGLTESCGPACLIGPDDALAKAGSTGKAFFHTDVRVVDDSLRDVAPGQQGEVIIRGAHVMKEYWNRPDATAETIKNGWLHSGDVATVDKEGFVYIQDRLKDMVISGGENVYPAEVENAILSHPKVGEVAVIGQPSAKWGESCFAVVVKKDPSLTGQEILDWCNGKLARYKQPKAVGFIDVIPRNPSGKVLKRLLREQFPGPAPE is encoded by the coding sequence GTGAAGAACAACATCGGCTTGTTTCTGGCGAAGCGCGCCTTGCTGAATCCGAGCCTCGAGGCCTTCATCGATACTCACTCCGGGCGCCGCTTTTCCTTCGCCGACCTGAATGCCCGCGCCAACCGCACCGCAAGCTTCCTTGCGGGTGAGCTGGGCGTGCGGCCCGGCGAACGGGTGGCCCTGCTCTTGATGAACGGCCCCGAATTCATGGAGAGCTTCTTCGCGATCGCGAAGCTCGGAGCGATCTGCGTCCCCCTCAACTGGCGCCTCGTCGCAGACGAGCTCCAGTTCATCCTCAAAGACGCCGGCGCACGGACCCTGATCTACGGTGGTGAGTTCGCGCAGGTCGTGGCGGAGCTCGAGAAGCGGCGCTCCACCGACGTGCGGCACTGGGTGCACGTGGGCAGTGACTCGACCCGCGCGCCCGGCGCGCTGGACTACGACGCGCTGCAGCGCGCCGGCTCGGCCGAGGAGCCGCCGATGGGCGCGCAGGACGACGACGTGCTCTACATCATGTACACCTCGGGCACGACCGGGCTGCCCAAGGGCGCGGTGCACACTCACTCGACCGCCATGTGGGGCGTGCTCACGATCGCGGCCACGGCCGAGATGCGCTTCAAGGATCGCTATCTCGTGTCGCTGCCGCTCTTCCACGTCGGCGCGCTGACCCCGATCACCGGCAACGTGTACCGCGGCGTGACCAGCATCGTGATGCGGGCCTTCGACCCGACGAAAGTCTGGGAGCTGATCCAGTCCGAACGGGTCACGGTGGCGCTCAAGGTCCCGGCGATGCTGAACTTCATGCTGCAGACCTACGACCCGAAGAAGTACGACCTGTCGAGCCTGCGCTGGATCATGAGCGGCGCCGCGCCCGTGCCGGTCACTCTGATCGAGGCGTACGCCAAGCTCGGGATCGAGATCCACCAAGTCTACGGACTCACCGAGAGCTGCGGCCCCGCATGTCTGATCGGCCCGGACGATGCCCTGGCCAAGGCCGGCTCGACCGGCAAGGCCTTCTTCCACACCGACGTGCGCGTGGTCGACGACTCACTGCGCGACGTGGCGCCCGGCCAGCAGGGCGAGGTGATCATCCGCGGCGCGCACGTGATGAAGGAGTACTGGAACCGCCCCGACGCCACGGCCGAGACGATCAAGAACGGCTGGCTCCACTCGGGCGACGTCGCCACGGTCGACAAGGAAGGCTTCGTCTACATCCAGGACCGGCTCAAGGACATGGTGATCTCGGGCGGCGAGAACGTGTACCCCGCCGAGGTCGAGAACGCGATCCTGTCGCACCCCAAGGTCGGCGAGGTCGCGGTGATCGGGCAGCCGAGCGCGAAGTGGGGCGAGTCGTGCTTCGCCGTGGTCGTGAAGAAGGACCCTTCTCTCACCGGCCAGGAGATCCTCGATTGGTGCAACGGCAAGCTCGCCCGCTACAAGCAGCCGAAAGCCGTGGGCTTCATCGACGTAATTCCTCGAAATCCCTCGGGAAAGGTGCTGAAGCGCCTGCTCCGCGAGCAATTTCCCGGACCCGCGCCGGAATAG
- a CDS encoding sulfatase-like hydrolase/transferase yields MAIPGRRTSFANYLLLSYTGMAVHAAVFARGHVGDALSLGFALAVSATYAALYLLPLVLVCGLGALVPPRARLLRGAAVALAVVVGGLLHALVMGDRVLFQLYGFHLNGFVWNLVTTRGGIESLDGGPETFLSLAALGVGFIALQAGLWWLASRERTGARLAPLRGWRACAAAAGMFLAATVAERATYAYSYAVHENAVLDVANAFPLYLPTRARTLTRAMGIESPTEAVSLEASRAVLDYPLHPIARVPHRPYNIVWLVAESLRADALDPEVMPATSAFAARSLDFRQHYSGGNNTRMGMFSMFYGLYGGYWFAFQEQERSPVLMDTLQHDGYQIEARTSAKFTYPEFDETIFARVPREKLHEGDGRPGWMNDRDNVAGLIDFMAHREAQKPFFAFMFFESPHARYEFPPESVIRTPYLDRMNYATMDVHRDMGLIKNRYLNAVHHLDSQLARVFEYLEANQLLDSTIVIVTGDHGEEFMEKGRWGHASGFTEEQTRVPLLLWVPGEAPRRIERMTSHLDLPATVLALLGVTNPPSDYSFGFDLLHGPERHSTVVSGWDELAYVDAEHKMVLPLGRFDLRRKRRVTARDDSALSPAAEELATSDRTRVLGLMRELARFGGPRG; encoded by the coding sequence GTGGCAATCCCGGGACGGCGGACCAGCTTCGCCAACTACCTGCTCCTCTCCTACACCGGCATGGCCGTGCACGCGGCCGTGTTCGCGCGCGGCCACGTGGGCGACGCCCTGTCCCTGGGCTTCGCGCTGGCGGTGTCTGCGACCTACGCGGCCCTCTATCTGCTGCCGCTGGTGCTGGTGTGCGGGCTCGGCGCGCTGGTCCCCCCGCGGGCCCGGCTGCTGCGGGGCGCGGCGGTGGCGCTGGCCGTGGTGGTCGGGGGGCTCTTGCACGCGCTGGTGATGGGTGACCGCGTGCTGTTCCAGCTCTACGGCTTCCACCTGAACGGCTTCGTCTGGAACCTGGTCACGACCCGCGGCGGCATCGAGTCACTCGACGGCGGTCCGGAGACGTTCCTCTCGCTGGCCGCGCTCGGCGTGGGCTTCATCGCGCTGCAGGCCGGGCTGTGGTGGCTCGCTTCGCGCGAGCGCACGGGCGCGCGGCTCGCGCCCCTGCGCGGCTGGCGCGCGTGCGCCGCGGCGGCGGGCATGTTCCTCGCGGCCACGGTGGCGGAGCGCGCGACCTACGCGTACTCGTACGCGGTCCACGAGAACGCCGTGCTCGACGTGGCCAACGCCTTCCCGCTCTACCTGCCCACGCGCGCGCGCACGCTGACCCGGGCCATGGGCATCGAGTCGCCGACCGAGGCGGTGTCACTGGAGGCCTCGCGCGCGGTGCTGGACTACCCGCTGCACCCGATCGCGCGCGTGCCGCACCGGCCCTACAACATCGTGTGGCTCGTGGCCGAGTCACTCCGCGCCGACGCGCTCGACCCCGAAGTCATGCCCGCGACCAGCGCCTTCGCGGCGCGCTCGCTGGACTTCCGCCAGCACTACAGCGGCGGCAACAACACGCGCATGGGCATGTTCTCGATGTTCTACGGGCTGTACGGCGGCTACTGGTTCGCGTTCCAGGAGCAGGAGCGCAGCCCGGTGCTGATGGACACGCTGCAGCACGACGGGTACCAGATCGAGGCCCGCACCAGCGCGAAGTTCACCTATCCCGAGTTCGACGAGACCATCTTCGCGCGCGTGCCGCGCGAGAAGCTGCACGAGGGCGACGGCCGCCCCGGCTGGATGAACGACCGCGACAACGTAGCCGGTCTGATCGACTTCATGGCTCACCGCGAGGCGCAGAAGCCGTTCTTCGCCTTCATGTTCTTCGAGTCGCCGCACGCGCGCTACGAGTTTCCGCCCGAGTCGGTGATCCGCACGCCGTATCTCGACCGCATGAACTACGCCACCATGGACGTTCACCGCGACATGGGTCTGATCAAGAACCGCTACCTGAACGCGGTGCACCATCTGGACTCGCAGCTCGCGCGCGTCTTCGAGTATCTCGAGGCGAACCAGCTGCTCGACTCCACGATCGTGATCGTGACCGGCGACCACGGTGAGGAGTTCATGGAGAAGGGCCGCTGGGGCCACGCCTCCGGCTTCACCGAGGAGCAGACGCGCGTGCCGCTGCTGCTCTGGGTGCCGGGCGAGGCGCCGCGCCGGATCGAGCGCATGACGAGTCACCTCGACCTGCCGGCCACCGTGCTGGCGCTCCTGGGCGTGACGAACCCGCCCTCGGACTACTCGTTCGGCTTCGACCTGCTGCACGGGCCCGAGCGCCACTCCACGGTGGTGAGCGGCTGGGACGAGCTGGCCTACGTCGACGCCGAGCACAAGATGGTCCTGCCGCTGGGACGCTTCGACTTGCGCCGCAAGCGCCGCGTGACCGCGCGCGACGATTCCGCGCTGTCACCCGCCGCCGAGGAGCTGGCGACCTCGGACCGCACGCGCGTGCTCGGGCTGATGCGTGAGCTGGCGCGCTTTGGCGGACCTCGCGGCTGA
- a CDS encoding metallophosphoesterase, translating to MAAEVRDAELLAVTADSLSLTFSVNDGTRAVAEPARVVVDGEVRNVSAEPGTRHVRVDRLAPDTEHTIEIQVAGGAPLTPTKYFSGRARTLPAPRGKRVARFATLNDLHFGEPRFGGTLLANGDYGEPAAGYPAVRETDGDVPYWQVMNEDAVADINSLGADAVVIKGDIADMGRAHQFEFARRTFSRFAPPWHAFLGNHDHYARTQFGEEVDGYALLGQPPAPRALELGGWRLLLLDTVEPGDHHGVFPDARLAWLADQLAETREHAQPTLLLTHHQPVPPEHAHSYPNTIGILPEHSLRIFDLLGKNPQVQGVLIGHTHRNRVRRYAASGAIPFIEVHCVKDYPGGFAVYDLYDDGTFRQEVRRTSSPRALAHSTRCRDFFNGGYRDFALGTLPERAFVAGGQRAR from the coding sequence ATGGCCGCCGAAGTGCGCGACGCAGAGCTCCTGGCCGTCACGGCGGACTCACTCTCGCTCACCTTCAGCGTGAACGACGGCACGCGCGCCGTGGCCGAGCCCGCGCGCGTGGTGGTGGACGGCGAGGTGCGCAACGTCTCGGCCGAGCCGGGCACGCGCCACGTGCGCGTCGACCGGCTGGCGCCGGACACCGAGCACACGATCGAGATCCAGGTCGCCGGCGGCGCGCCCCTGACTCCCACGAAGTACTTCTCCGGACGCGCGCGCACGCTGCCGGCGCCGCGCGGCAAGCGCGTGGCGCGCTTCGCCACCTTGAACGACCTGCACTTCGGCGAGCCGCGCTTCGGCGGCACGCTCCTGGCCAACGGCGACTACGGCGAGCCCGCGGCGGGCTATCCGGCGGTGCGCGAGACCGACGGCGACGTGCCCTACTGGCAAGTCATGAACGAGGATGCGGTCGCCGACATCAACTCACTCGGCGCCGACGCGGTGGTGATCAAGGGCGACATCGCGGACATGGGGCGCGCGCACCAGTTCGAGTTCGCGCGGCGCACGTTCTCGCGCTTCGCGCCGCCCTGGCACGCCTTCCTCGGCAATCACGATCACTACGCGCGGACGCAGTTCGGCGAAGAGGTCGACGGCTACGCGCTGCTCGGCCAGCCGCCGGCGCCGCGCGCGCTCGAGCTCGGCGGCTGGCGGCTGCTCCTGCTCGACACGGTCGAGCCGGGCGACCACCACGGAGTGTTTCCCGACGCGCGGCTGGCCTGGCTCGCCGACCAGCTCGCCGAGACACGCGAGCACGCGCAGCCGACCCTGCTCCTGACTCACCACCAGCCGGTGCCGCCCGAGCACGCCCACAGCTACCCGAACACGATCGGCATCCTGCCCGAGCACTCGCTGCGCATCTTCGACCTGCTCGGCAAGAACCCGCAGGTGCAGGGCGTGTTGATCGGGCACACCCACCGCAACCGAGTGCGCCGCTACGCGGCGTCGGGCGCGATCCCGTTCATCGAAGTGCACTGCGTCAAGGATTATCCGGGCGGATTCGCCGTCTATGACTTGTATGACGACGGCACGTTCCGCCAGGAGGTGCGGCGCACCTCGAGCCCGCGCGCGCTCGCACATTCCACTCGCTGCCGCGATTTCTTCAACGGCGGCTACCGCGACTTCGCGCTCGGCACGCTGCCCGAGCGCGCCTTCGTCGCGGGAGGTCAGCGCGCGCGCTGA
- a CDS encoding DUF3501 family protein codes for MKGVQRDQLLDLTAYERIRPEFLARTIARKRPRRISVGDRLTFIFENRDTVLFQIQEMLRAERTVKEEKIEDELAVYNELVPGANELSATLMIEIPEMKQIRAELDRLIGIDEHVSLEVGGERVRASFDRKQFESDRISAVQYVRFPLGPTLACRFCDRKVEVALRVDHPNYRESTALTGESRESLIGDLSSE; via the coding sequence GTGAAAGGCGTGCAACGCGACCAGCTGCTCGATCTCACCGCCTACGAGCGCATCCGGCCCGAGTTTCTGGCGCGCACGATCGCGCGCAAGCGCCCGCGCCGGATTTCGGTCGGCGACCGGCTCACCTTCATCTTCGAGAACCGCGACACCGTGCTGTTCCAGATCCAGGAGATGTTGCGCGCGGAGCGCACGGTGAAAGAGGAGAAGATCGAGGACGAGCTGGCGGTCTACAACGAGCTCGTGCCCGGCGCGAACGAGCTCTCGGCCACGCTCATGATCGAGATCCCGGAGATGAAGCAGATCCGCGCCGAGCTCGACCGCCTGATCGGCATCGACGAGCACGTCTCTCTCGAGGTCGGCGGCGAGCGCGTGCGCGCCAGCTTCGACCGCAAGCAGTTCGAGAGCGACCGCATCTCGGCCGTGCAGTACGTGCGCTTTCCGCTCGGGCCAACGCTGGCGTGCAGGTTCTGCGACCGGAAGGTCGAGGTCGCGCTGCGCGTCGACCACCCGAACTACCGCGAGTCGACCGCGCTCACCGGCGAATCGCGCGAGTCACTGATCGGCGACCTGTCGAGCGAGTGA
- a CDS encoding heterodisulfide reductase-related iron-sulfur binding cluster, which yields MKNASLHDAEYLERESLDRELVRVFEKCHDCRRCLPLCPSFPSLFDAIDRHELEAAQLTAGEMREVVDLCYQCKLCYNHCPYHPPHEWAIDFPKLMSRAKLVQAREEGIPLPERIGAQQDRMGKTSCLTSGLTNAAFKNRAVRLLMEKGTGIDRRWIMPSYEKRPFSKELDRHQTVSGENGRAILFATCFVEYSEAHTARAALAVLEHAGVAVENGYEACCGAPFLHGGDLEAARKNAAKVVAALAPRVREGVPIVVPGPTCSYQLKNEYPELLGTDDARAVAAATLDLGEFVFKLAAAKKLPRDFAKKLGRIAYHLPCHLKAQSIGFRSLQLLGLVSDDVRLVDACSGVDGTWGMKARWWDQSQKIAGRMVLEIQSAEPERVATDCPLAALRILERTGREAVHPVVLLAEAYGFGGTS from the coding sequence TTGAAGAACGCGAGCCTGCACGACGCCGAGTATCTCGAGCGCGAGTCACTCGATCGCGAGCTGGTGCGCGTGTTCGAAAAGTGCCACGACTGCCGGCGCTGCCTCCCGCTCTGCCCGTCGTTTCCGTCGCTCTTCGACGCGATCGACCGGCACGAGCTGGAGGCGGCGCAGCTCACCGCAGGGGAAATGCGCGAGGTCGTCGACCTCTGCTACCAGTGCAAGCTCTGCTACAACCACTGCCCGTACCACCCGCCGCACGAGTGGGCGATCGACTTCCCCAAGCTGATGAGCCGCGCCAAGCTCGTGCAGGCGCGCGAGGAAGGCATCCCGCTGCCCGAGCGCATCGGCGCGCAGCAGGACCGGATGGGCAAGACCTCGTGTCTCACCTCGGGGCTCACCAATGCGGCGTTCAAGAACCGCGCGGTGCGGCTGCTCATGGAGAAGGGCACCGGCATCGACCGGCGCTGGATCATGCCCAGCTACGAGAAGCGGCCTTTCTCGAAGGAGCTCGACCGACACCAGACGGTGTCGGGTGAGAACGGGCGCGCGATCCTGTTCGCCACCTGCTTCGTCGAGTACAGCGAGGCGCACACCGCGCGCGCCGCGCTGGCGGTGCTCGAGCACGCGGGCGTAGCGGTCGAGAACGGCTACGAGGCCTGCTGCGGCGCGCCCTTCCTGCACGGCGGCGACCTCGAGGCGGCGCGCAAGAACGCCGCGAAGGTGGTCGCGGCGCTGGCGCCGCGCGTGCGCGAAGGCGTGCCGATCGTGGTGCCGGGGCCGACCTGCTCGTACCAGCTCAAGAACGAGTATCCCGAGCTCCTGGGCACGGACGACGCGCGCGCGGTCGCCGCGGCCACGCTCGACCTGGGCGAGTTCGTGTTCAAGCTCGCGGCCGCGAAGAAACTCCCGCGCGACTTCGCCAAGAAGCTGGGCCGCATCGCCTACCACTTGCCCTGTCACTTGAAGGCGCAGAGCATCGGCTTCCGCTCGCTGCAGCTCCTGGGGCTCGTCTCCGACGACGTGCGCCTGGTCGACGCCTGCTCGGGTGTCGACGGCACCTGGGGCATGAAGGCGCGCTGGTGGGATCAGAGTCAGAAGATCGCGGGGCGCATGGTCCTGGAGATCCAGTCGGCCGAGCCGGAGCGCGTGGCGACCGACTGCCCGCTGGCCGCGCTGCGCATCCTGGAGCGCACCGGGCGCGAGGCCGTACACCCCGTGGTGTTGCTCGCCGAGGCCTACGGGTTCGGAGGAACGTCGTGA
- a CDS encoding rubrerythrin family protein yields MAELKGTKTHNHLKEAFAGESQANRRYLYFAKQADIEGHPDVGGLFRDTAEAETGHAHGHLDYLKRVGDPATDKPIGATDKNLAAAVAGETYEYTEMYPGMAKDARSEGFADIAEWFETLAKAEKSHAGRFQKALDSLPKL; encoded by the coding sequence ATGGCAGAGCTGAAGGGTACGAAGACGCACAACCACCTGAAGGAGGCGTTCGCCGGTGAGTCGCAGGCGAACCGCCGCTACCTCTACTTCGCCAAGCAGGCGGACATCGAGGGTCACCCCGACGTGGGCGGCCTGTTCCGCGACACGGCCGAGGCCGAGACGGGTCACGCGCACGGTCATCTCGACTACCTGAAGCGCGTGGGCGACCCGGCGACCGACAAGCCGATCGGCGCCACCGACAAGAACCTGGCGGCCGCGGTCGCGGGCGAGACCTACGAGTACACCGAGATGTACCCGGGCATGGCCAAGGACGCGCGCAGCGAGGGCTTTGCCGACATCGCGGAGTGGTTCGAGACGCTGGCCAAGGCCGAGAAGTCGCACGCCGGCCGGTTCCAGAAGGCGCTCGACTCGCTGCCCAAGCTCTGA
- a CDS encoding transcriptional repressor has protein sequence MKPPARRNRSRQRALILEFLRQSEEHPTAAQTHAALLRRVPNLSLGTVYRNLEVLVSEGVVEEVPAAGGARYDGNPKPHHHFICERCGAIDDLHVQVPQSLGRKLVRARGRRPTRIKIDFFGLCEACESHDSPAAAT, from the coding sequence GTGAAGCCCCCCGCCCGCCGCAACCGCTCGCGCCAGCGCGCGCTGATCCTCGAGTTCCTGCGCCAGAGCGAGGAGCACCCCACGGCGGCCCAGACGCACGCGGCGCTCCTGCGGCGCGTGCCGAACCTGTCACTCGGCACCGTGTACCGCAACCTCGAGGTGCTGGTCTCGGAGGGCGTGGTGGAAGAGGTGCCCGCGGCGGGCGGCGCGCGCTACGACGGCAACCCCAAGCCGCACCACCACTTCATCTGCGAGCGCTGCGGCGCGATCGACGACCTGCACGTGCAGGTGCCGCAGTCACTCGGGCGCAAGCTGGTGCGCGCGCGCGGGCGCCGGCCCACGCGCATCAAGATCGATTTCTTCGGCCTCTGCGAGGCGTGCGAGTCGCACGACTCTCCGGCGGCCGCAACCTGA